In the Hyphomicrobiales bacterium genome, one interval contains:
- a CDS encoding conserved hypothetical protein (Evidence 4 : Unknown function but conserved in other organisms), giving the protein MKSAVISSACLTEAGRRVDAPYGIALAEELAARGLPQTVGNARVAAQAIRDREASDRRRASELRDQARTLVDEARALEDGASLTFPARR; this is encoded by the coding sequence ATGAAATCTGCCGTTATCAGTTCCGCCTGCCTGACCGAAGCCGGTCGTCGAGTCGATGCGCCCTACGGGATCGCGCTCGCCGAGGAGTTGGCCGCGCGTGGCCTGCCGCAGACCGTCGGGAACGCCCGCGTCGCCGCGCAGGCGATCCGCGATCGAGAGGCTTCCGATCGGCGCCGCGCCTCCGAGCTGCGCGACCAGGCACGCACTCTCGTCGACGAAGCCCGAGCCCTTGAGGACGGCGCCTCCCTCACCTTCCCTGCCAGGCGCTGA
- a CDS encoding conserved hypothetical protein (Evidence 4 : Unknown function but conserved in other organisms) has protein sequence MFLALIVEGGRAAARRYRAKRKEERTLRALSALSQHGLNDIGVAPGNIHEVARSAAKATRH, from the coding sequence ATGTTTCTCGCTCTCATCGTTGAAGGCGGCCGCGCTGCCGCCCGCCGCTATCGTGCCAAGCGTAAGGAAGAGCGCACTCTTCGTGCTCTCTCGGCTCTCAGCCAGCATGGTCTGAACGACATCGGGGTTGCTCCTGGCAACATCCACGAAGTCGCGCGCTCGGCGGCCAAGGCCACTCGCCACTGA
- a CDS encoding conserved hypothetical protein (Evidence 4 : Unknown function but conserved in other organisms), whose translation MMTAANDARRITGVALRLADGSMVALPAPFRHHHLFSMSALLGIDPDSIGHTPGFTTDLGVFVDRAAAMGIVKASGQRMRNESAQHELFSEDLW comes from the coding sequence ATGATGACCGCCGCGAATGACGCGCGCCGCATCACCGGCGTCGCCTTGCGGCTGGCCGACGGCAGTATGGTCGCGTTGCCGGCACCATTTCGGCATCACCACCTCTTCTCGATGAGCGCGCTGCTCGGCATTGATCCCGACTCGATCGGGCACACGCCTGGCTTCACGACCGACCTCGGTGTCTTCGTCGACCGCGCCGCGGCGATGGGGATCGTGAAGGCCAGTGGCCAGCGCATGCGCAACGAAAGCGCGCAGCACGAACTGTTTTCGGAGGATCTCTGGTGA
- a CDS encoding conserved hypothetical protein (Evidence 4 : Unknown function but conserved in other organisms), producing the protein MTQIHFIAMSSAGAEIYSAPIFPTKEALEDWLYVYAAQAFLREHRYDFARAYEVDVSSRGDKWRAAVEWAAEYGRGDWTFGTREFGSVTPAGGALMPHAEVTSLDEDYLATLVPAAAPTL; encoded by the coding sequence ATGACCCAAATTCACTTCATCGCCATGTCCAGTGCCGGCGCCGAGATCTATAGCGCGCCGATCTTCCCGACCAAGGAAGCACTGGAGGACTGGCTGTATGTCTATGCAGCGCAGGCGTTCTTGCGGGAACACCGCTACGATTTTGCCCGGGCCTACGAGGTCGACGTGAGCTCGCGCGGCGACAAGTGGCGCGCCGCAGTCGAGTGGGCGGCCGAGTACGGACGCGGCGACTGGACGTTCGGCACTCGCGAGTTCGGATCGGTGACCCCCGCCGGTGGCGCGCTGATGCCCCACGCTGAGGTGACATCGCTGGACGAGGACTATCTGGCGACACTCGTGCCGGCTGCTGCGCCAACTCTCTGA
- a CDS encoding conserved hypothetical protein (Evidence 4 : Unknown function but conserved in other organisms), which translates to MSANWIAGLTEDERHIVIGCLLHSLHDIESTYLVGRSEVAEALTAEIDRWVNDGGTPTGFVAKIPEEAREPLWASMWATVLNIHQPQDNLPASGWEALERALALVDQFDAGRSSGLRPQPVA; encoded by the coding sequence GTGAGCGCGAACTGGATCGCCGGACTGACCGAGGACGAGCGGCACATCGTCATCGGATGCCTGCTGCACAGCCTGCACGACATCGAAAGCACCTACCTAGTCGGACGGTCGGAGGTCGCCGAAGCGCTGACCGCGGAGATCGATCGATGGGTTAACGATGGGGGCACGCCAACGGGCTTCGTCGCCAAGATCCCGGAGGAGGCCAGGGAGCCTCTTTGGGCCTCCATGTGGGCCACGGTGCTCAACATCCATCAGCCTCAGGACAACCTGCCCGCCTCAGGCTGGGAGGCACTGGAACGGGCTCTGGCGCTCGTCGATCAGTTCGACGCTGGTCGCAGTTCTGGTTTGCGTCCCCAACCGGTAGCGTGA
- a CDS encoding hypothetical protein (Evidence 5 : Unknown function) — MRLKKPGRPAALPQIVSNPGVMGGMWVLQGTRVPADTVLAEVQAGTSEAEIHRSYPSLPPRSVEACLLWESLGRP, encoded by the coding sequence ATGCGATTGAAGAAGCCAGGTCGCCCCGCGGCACTCCCGCAGATCGTCTCGAACCCGGGCGTCATGGGCGGGATGTGGGTCCTCCAGGGAACGCGCGTGCCCGCTGATACGGTGCTGGCGGAAGTGCAGGCGGGCACGTCGGAGGCCGAGATCCACCGGTCCTATCCATCTCTACCGCCGAGATCGGTCGAAGCCTGTCTGCTCTGGGAATCGCTCGGGCGACCCTGA
- a CDS encoding conserved hypothetical protein (Evidence 4 : Unknown function but conserved in other organisms) — protein sequence MTAEYDPERHLTRAEIAQIRGPFVRKPGENADPSEWVRWAEELSGHMAHANSILAYRDAKRAEANRAAERTRRRAR from the coding sequence GTGACCGCCGAGTACGATCCCGAGCGTCATCTCACCCGAGCGGAAATCGCGCAAATTCGCGGCCCCTTCGTCAGGAAGCCAGGTGAGAACGCCGATCCCAGCGAGTGGGTGCGTTGGGCAGAAGAGTTGTCCGGTCATATGGCCCATGCGAACTCGATCCTGGCCTATCGGGATGCCAAGCGCGCTGAAGCCAATCGGGCGGCTGAGCGCACGAGGAGGCGCGCTCGATGA
- a CDS encoding hypothetical protein (Evidence 5 : Unknown function), which translates to MVSFRWMGSVVDALDGTEVRGVGEDHREVGAEAAQHGETDDPNLDIRAHEARDHRKKVRTRCHEHERGDYPEGEQAHHGPADEVDDQVAQELTHLQRSKLDRRAPAHNLQFHERDPSDSTPHRCYLEGLNQRIESKSFRWIGPRVWLSTAPDILGERRLSRPA; encoded by the coding sequence TTGGTCAGCTTTCGGTGGATGGGCTCAGTAGTCGATGCCCTTGATGGCACCGAGGTGAGGGGCGTTGGTGAGGACCATCGTGAGGTAGGCGCTGAAGCTGCTCAGCACGGTGAAACTGATGATCCCAACCTGGATATTCGCGCGCATGAAGCCCGAGATCACAGGAAGAAGGTCCGGACGCGCTGCCACGAGCACGAGCGCGGCGACTATCCCGAGGGCGAACAAGCCCATCACGGCCCAGCCGATGAGGTAGACGATCAGGTAGCCCAGGAACTCACCCATCTTCAGCGCAGCAAGCTCGACCGGCGAGCGCCTGCGCACAATCTGCAATTCCATGAGCGCGATCCTTCCGACTCCACACCACATCGATGCTACCTCGAAGGATTGAATCAAAGAATTGAGTCGAAATCTTTTCGGTGGATCGGGCCGCGCGTGTGGCTTTCGACCGCACCCGATATTCTCGGAGAAAGGCGCTTGAGCCGGCCTGCCTGA
- a CDS encoding conserved hypothetical protein (Evidence 4 : Unknown function but conserved in other organisms) yields the protein MAKKDTLSYASLALLDWLLENGPANRFVATSGVGGMQFFDLTPVDENGKRKARMIQTQETLVELHRRFTKASPDTTPLVRLKYLAYENCLNLIPNRVGSSKPAFQKLVDQLGDTPVHYSSNIYLLTKQGFDFWNETGKAEFEAMRAARAAAEEAAARTIIIASDYRTSIHDDRERIGKLPKGFVLPFPRLSFRRAVAAATVIKETGSRFYVKPGYRTIYPADYGSRGVQGRAPQLYVDRADVLLDHASPAAVQAIIDADNERIAQYRETVGRAFDAMLPALQELASRIEQQAAMHDDMMKEILERYRAPDEDAAPAPRL from the coding sequence ATGGCCAAGAAAGACACGCTTTCCTACGCGAGCCTCGCGCTCCTGGATTGGCTGCTGGAGAACGGTCCCGCCAATCGGTTCGTGGCCACGTCCGGCGTCGGCGGGATGCAGTTCTTCGATCTGACACCAGTCGACGAGAACGGGAAGCGCAAGGCGCGCATGATTCAGACCCAGGAGACGCTGGTCGAGCTGCACAGGCGTTTCACCAAGGCCTCGCCGGACACGACGCCACTGGTCCGTCTCAAATATCTTGCTTACGAGAACTGCCTGAATCTGATCCCGAACCGGGTGGGCTCGTCGAAACCGGCATTCCAAAAGCTGGTTGATCAGCTCGGCGACACCCCTGTGCACTACAGCTCGAACATCTACCTGCTGACCAAGCAGGGCTTCGATTTCTGGAACGAGACCGGCAAGGCCGAATTCGAAGCGATGCGGGCCGCGCGCGCCGCAGCCGAAGAAGCCGCAGCGCGAACGATCATCATCGCGAGCGATTATCGAACCTCGATCCATGACGACCGGGAGCGGATCGGGAAGCTGCCGAAAGGCTTCGTGCTCCCCTTCCCGAGGCTGAGCTTCCGCCGCGCCGTCGCGGCGGCGACGGTCATCAAGGAGACCGGCTCGCGCTTCTATGTGAAACCCGGCTACAGGACGATCTACCCGGCCGACTATGGCTCTCGCGGCGTTCAGGGACGAGCTCCTCAGCTCTATGTCGATCGCGCGGATGTCCTGCTGGATCACGCCTCGCCGGCGGCCGTGCAGGCGATCATCGATGCCGACAACGAGCGCATCGCCCAGTACCGCGAGACCGTCGGCCGTGCGTTCGATGCCATGCTCCCTGCCCTGCAGGAGCTCGCCTCCAGGATCGAGCAGCAGGCCGCCATGCATGACGACATGATGAAGGAGATCCTGGAGCGCTACCGGGCTCCGGACGAGGACGCCGCGCCGGCGCCCCGCCTTTAA
- a CDS encoding conserved hypothetical protein (Evidence 4 : Unknown function but conserved in other organisms), translating into MSIERHERPKTKFRPSSTTDFSARAKHLAWLIEQPLQSTQTFLAQIYGYADLHELQKDVEKAGSQPEAHPAGPYEEQLSALFFSPSADESALAYEGKIPISVRRDNHLLQALADLKGTDLKGLSPRDWDIREIGLFRTPDAHGFAFREIKGKHEVLRGGTKAAGSMAAGDYAKVAATRTDDDEFQLEFTRAGGAVWKALEALAEEYEEGPVDDHKAELEKLLKQHPLNPWVHSSYVAALAEPYLQFSWAGDGGRDNWKPADPNYKTSAHHFARELLPHVTKAVTLFEQLYGDKADRLAPKKLMSWSKHGCDSYHYPTILASGGWIAANARQWSLAQALLAKALKADPGGTYFCEDLLAVVNLNAGSGPVAQLFAKDRVSLWGSLCKMAKELRDGEYDAAATHLSDWLKSVPTSLTAIDENYRLAVGVRVPSNVESLGAMQEFFFRTADFWKRHPEAMDWLKRVASDTGLRKAFAAYHVDREKRRVFVGAMEHPGFDEAFEASVEAALPSPALRS; encoded by the coding sequence ATGTCGATTGAACGCCACGAACGCCCGAAGACCAAGTTCCGCCCGAGCTCGACGACCGACTTCAGCGCTCGCGCAAAGCACCTTGCCTGGCTCATCGAGCAGCCCCTGCAGAGCACGCAAACCTTCCTCGCTCAAATCTACGGCTACGCAGATCTCCACGAACTGCAGAAGGATGTCGAGAAGGCCGGATCTCAGCCGGAGGCACATCCGGCCGGCCCGTATGAGGAACAGCTTTCGGCGCTATTCTTCTCGCCGTCGGCGGACGAGAGCGCACTAGCCTACGAAGGCAAGATCCCGATCAGTGTTCGCCGGGACAACCACCTTTTGCAAGCCCTGGCCGATTTAAAGGGGACCGACCTCAAGGGTCTCTCGCCCCGAGATTGGGACATCCGGGAAATCGGTCTTTTCAGGACGCCGGACGCTCACGGTTTCGCATTCCGGGAGATCAAGGGAAAGCATGAAGTGCTGCGCGGCGGAACGAAGGCGGCTGGATCGATGGCGGCTGGCGATTACGCCAAAGTCGCGGCCACGCGCACCGATGACGACGAGTTCCAACTCGAATTCACGCGAGCCGGTGGGGCGGTCTGGAAGGCGCTTGAAGCGCTGGCCGAGGAATATGAGGAAGGCCCGGTCGATGATCACAAGGCAGAGCTTGAGAAGCTCCTGAAGCAGCACCCGCTAAATCCCTGGGTCCACTCATCGTATGTCGCGGCGCTAGCCGAGCCCTACCTGCAGTTCAGCTGGGCAGGTGACGGCGGGCGCGACAATTGGAAGCCCGCCGATCCGAACTACAAGACGTCAGCTCATCATTTTGCGAGGGAACTCCTTCCGCACGTCACGAAGGCTGTCACGCTGTTCGAGCAGCTCTACGGGGACAAGGCCGATCGGCTCGCGCCGAAGAAGCTCATGTCGTGGAGCAAGCATGGCTGTGATTCCTACCACTACCCCACAATCCTCGCGAGCGGCGGATGGATTGCTGCGAACGCGCGTCAGTGGTCTCTTGCGCAGGCGCTTCTCGCAAAGGCGCTGAAGGCAGATCCCGGCGGCACCTATTTCTGCGAGGATCTCCTCGCGGTCGTGAACCTCAATGCCGGTTCTGGTCCCGTGGCGCAGCTTTTCGCCAAGGACCGGGTCTCCCTATGGGGATCGCTCTGCAAGATGGCGAAGGAACTGCGCGACGGAGAGTACGACGCGGCTGCTACTCACCTGTCAGACTGGCTGAAGAGCGTGCCTACGTCTCTCACGGCGATCGATGAGAATTACCGTTTAGCGGTTGGCGTCCGCGTGCCCTCGAACGTCGAGTCCCTTGGCGCAATGCAGGAGTTCTTCTTCAGGACGGCCGACTTCTGGAAACGCCATCCCGAAGCGATGGATTGGCTGAAGCGCGTTGCGAGCGACACGGGTCTGCGCAAGGCGTTCGCGGCCTATCATGTCGATCGCGAGAAACGGAGGGTGTTTGTCGGCGCCATGGAGCACCCTGGCTTCGACGAGGCATTCGAAGCTTCCGTCGAGGCCGCGCTTCCATCGCCAGCGCTTAGGTCCTGA
- a CDS encoding conserved hypothetical protein (Evidence 4 : Unknown function but conserved in other organisms), protein MWCGVGRIALMELQIVRRRSPVELAALKMGEFLGYLIVYLIGWAVMGLFALGIVAALVLVAARPDLLPVISGFMRANIQVGIISFTVLSSFSAYLTMVLTNAPHLGAIKGIDY, encoded by the coding sequence ATGTGGTGTGGAGTCGGAAGGATCGCGCTCATGGAATTGCAGATTGTGCGCAGGCGCTCGCCGGTCGAGCTTGCTGCGCTGAAGATGGGTGAGTTCCTGGGCTACCTGATCGTCTACCTCATCGGCTGGGCCGTGATGGGCTTGTTCGCCCTCGGGATAGTCGCCGCGCTCGTGCTCGTGGCAGCGCGTCCGGACCTTCTTCCTGTGATCTCGGGCTTCATGCGCGCGAATATCCAGGTTGGGATCATCAGTTTCACCGTGCTGAGCAGCTTCAGCGCCTACCTCACGATGGTCCTCACCAACGCCCCTCACCTCGGTGCCATCAAGGGCATCGACTACTGA
- a CDS encoding conserved hypothetical protein (Evidence 4 : Unknown function but conserved in other organisms) has translation MKRDDIAIDEGFRAAAVHGFYPLVRDDAAPAGIRFADPKRDTVEDLLTDPTLLPDAEISLRVFPSTRELHGYEAAAAEFGGNSVAVITGPSGRDGAVALVLRYDRERELGLGVNDSIKLVSPQDKAAQDLGRDLARGWMIHKDLQAKRNADAAFMQGWQSVADLLDQNSVFTQRGDTGSGALAFRYSRGNLTEVWEGSVKRVPEGLLIAAHPRIRTRRDEDLNARLRAEAESRGYVFDENDVASRTVPALDLQEVERLKDAVGTLSLLELGFNREQKSRDDIGVILGDRENAAVLDRIAKGCPVAHSSSDRPMQMSPRSGKLQTVAWSRVTVLFKAGLIKPLYWTLQWEGRPTFVSLKTAIFGLTPSGKLAAAGDRRAAAVDLPRDKAIAQYWNGYSVPDGFEFQFDADSFKGIADPAQLEALGERVDGVLGVTNWKTKPAAPAQLAIVAAGVSCGRVRLEDQEFHLETSPSPRI, from the coding sequence ATGAAGCGCGACGACATTGCGATTGACGAGGGGTTTCGAGCCGCTGCGGTGCACGGGTTCTATCCGCTCGTGCGGGACGATGCTGCGCCCGCCGGCATTCGCTTCGCCGACCCCAAGCGAGACACTGTCGAAGACCTCCTGACGGATCCGACTCTACTGCCGGATGCCGAGATCTCGCTGCGGGTGTTTCCGTCGACGAGAGAGCTCCACGGATACGAGGCGGCTGCGGCCGAATTCGGGGGTAACTCCGTCGCCGTCATCACCGGGCCATCTGGACGCGATGGGGCGGTCGCCCTGGTGCTCCGTTATGACCGCGAGCGAGAGCTCGGGTTGGGCGTGAACGACTCGATCAAGCTGGTCTCGCCGCAGGACAAGGCCGCCCAAGACCTCGGTCGCGATCTCGCCCGCGGCTGGATGATCCACAAGGACCTTCAGGCCAAGCGCAACGCCGATGCGGCGTTCATGCAGGGTTGGCAGTCGGTGGCTGATCTGCTCGATCAGAACAGCGTCTTCACCCAGCGCGGCGACACTGGGAGCGGGGCCCTCGCATTTCGATACAGCCGGGGCAATCTCACCGAAGTCTGGGAAGGCTCCGTCAAGCGGGTGCCCGAAGGCCTGCTGATCGCAGCTCACCCTCGTATTAGGACGAGGCGAGACGAGGATCTCAATGCCCGGCTTCGCGCCGAGGCTGAGAGCCGCGGCTACGTCTTCGATGAGAACGACGTCGCCAGCCGCACCGTGCCGGCACTCGATCTCCAGGAGGTCGAACGCCTGAAGGATGCGGTCGGCACACTCTCGTTGCTCGAACTGGGGTTCAACCGCGAGCAGAAGTCGCGCGACGACATCGGTGTCATTCTGGGGGACCGGGAGAACGCCGCGGTTCTCGACCGGATCGCCAAGGGGTGCCCGGTGGCCCATTCCAGCAGCGACCGGCCGATGCAGATGAGCCCGCGCTCGGGCAAGCTGCAGACGGTCGCCTGGTCGCGTGTCACCGTCCTCTTCAAGGCGGGGCTGATCAAGCCCCTCTATTGGACCCTGCAATGGGAGGGGCGCCCGACCTTCGTCAGTCTGAAGACTGCGATCTTCGGACTGACACCCTCGGGCAAGCTCGCCGCCGCCGGTGATCGCCGCGCCGCGGCTGTGGATCTGCCCCGCGACAAGGCAATCGCCCAGTACTGGAACGGCTACTCCGTGCCGGACGGTTTCGAATTCCAGTTCGATGCGGACAGCTTCAAGGGCATCGCTGACCCTGCGCAGCTCGAAGCTCTCGGTGAGCGCGTCGACGGGGTTCTCGGTGTCACGAACTGGAAGACCAAGCCGGCGGCGCCCGCCCAACTCGCCATTGTTGCCGCCGGCGTCAGCTGCGGCCGCGTGCGCCTCGAGGACCAGGAATTCCATCTCGAAACCTCGCCCTCCCCTCGCATTTGA
- a CDS encoding conserved hypothetical protein (Evidence 4 : Unknown function but conserved in other organisms), which produces MAFGDYSGPDKPDKGKENGSCNRSSCQCSPARWYNHGSLKWYCDDCRRDIEFDAFNKRDWDLNWKPRVGHPMFETREMMDARQPAKAS; this is translated from the coding sequence ATGGCATTCGGCGATTACTCTGGTCCAGACAAGCCGGATAAGGGCAAGGAGAACGGCAGCTGCAACCGCAGCAGCTGCCAGTGCTCGCCCGCGCGCTGGTACAACCATGGTAGCCTGAAATGGTACTGCGACGACTGCCGGCGCGACATCGAGTTCGACGCGTTCAACAAGCGCGACTGGGATCTCAATTGGAAGCCACGCGTCGGGCACCCGATGTTCGAGACCCGCGAGATGATGGACGCACGTCAGCCGGCGAAGGCCAGCTGA
- a CDS encoding LPD1 domain-containing protein produces the protein MSQIRKVDDAGEKIGGARKDMWRSRVMTPEDLDALSIEEAVAFVSKDLVWPKPDYAALAEAGFEPEALALQKIVRDRLPAAAVIPDNDKPDQEQRRIHRQYVEMVSLLRDVAARLKTAAEMRVFHNEIYTELDWHQTGWRSNEVRSKIASVTSGRKRPYELKTADLDKASAMVREGFPSSKVDPWLKGVLIKQRAGEFYAVRGRTITTKGHATHEAAVAALKAAYQEKRTKKADTPKMPPMYRERLDEIVREGLPARRDGSVSPEAFIEEFGFRGVEFGEWLPDGERQMVLDHAWDAFCDLAEVLDIPRTSLSLGGNLALAFGARGNGQAAHYEPLRAVFNVSRLSGAGSVAHEYGHFLDHYAGQKEYIPTQNGSIASGSGWYEWSLPRAGRLSGLGSELAGMWDRMMETIRMRRLSREEHVAALDSKIAYHAERIASETKRLETFIASGGEQRDGKFVGKMQTWLRREAATEQSVRARREAFLNNPSLPGAAAVSHFFTEALKLGGANGYWQRPTETFARAFECAVFDALKKAGARSDYLVHGVEPELYADAIWKGNPYPVGDEREAITSIALDLSRAIIPAIVSKFEQEPEPAPVP, from the coding sequence ATGAGCCAGATCCGCAAGGTCGACGATGCCGGCGAGAAGATCGGCGGCGCCCGCAAGGACATGTGGCGTAGCCGCGTCATGACGCCCGAGGACCTCGACGCTCTGAGCATCGAGGAAGCCGTGGCATTCGTCTCGAAAGACCTGGTGTGGCCGAAGCCGGATTACGCAGCGCTCGCCGAGGCGGGGTTTGAACCCGAGGCGCTTGCCTTGCAGAAGATCGTGCGCGACCGCCTCCCGGCGGCGGCAGTCATTCCGGACAACGACAAGCCGGACCAGGAGCAGCGCCGTATCCATCGACAGTATGTGGAGATGGTCAGCTTGCTCCGTGACGTCGCCGCGCGGTTGAAAACCGCCGCCGAGATGCGCGTCTTCCATAACGAGATCTACACGGAGCTCGACTGGCACCAGACCGGTTGGCGGAGCAACGAGGTCCGCTCGAAGATCGCTAGCGTCACCTCCGGACGTAAGCGTCCGTACGAGCTGAAGACCGCTGACCTCGACAAGGCATCGGCGATGGTCCGGGAGGGCTTCCCCAGCTCCAAGGTCGATCCCTGGCTCAAGGGCGTGCTGATCAAGCAGCGCGCCGGCGAGTTCTATGCTGTCCGCGGCCGCACCATCACGACCAAGGGGCACGCGACCCATGAAGCGGCGGTGGCCGCGCTCAAGGCCGCTTATCAGGAAAAGCGCACGAAGAAGGCCGACACGCCGAAGATGCCGCCAATGTACCGCGAGCGTCTCGACGAAATCGTGCGCGAAGGTCTGCCTGCTCGGCGTGATGGATCCGTCTCGCCGGAGGCCTTCATCGAGGAATTCGGATTCCGGGGCGTCGAGTTCGGCGAATGGCTGCCCGACGGCGAGCGGCAGATGGTGCTCGACCACGCCTGGGACGCGTTCTGCGACCTGGCAGAGGTGCTCGACATCCCGCGCACCTCTCTCAGCCTCGGCGGCAACCTCGCCTTGGCGTTCGGCGCGCGAGGCAATGGGCAGGCGGCTCATTACGAGCCCCTGAGGGCCGTCTTCAATGTGTCGCGGCTGTCAGGCGCCGGCTCGGTTGCCCATGAGTACGGGCATTTTCTCGATCATTATGCCGGGCAGAAGGAGTACATTCCGACCCAAAACGGCTCGATTGCTTCGGGCTCGGGCTGGTACGAGTGGTCTCTGCCGAGGGCCGGCCGGCTGAGCGGTCTCGGCTCGGAGCTCGCGGGCATGTGGGATCGCATGATGGAGACCATCCGCATGCGCCGCCTCAGCCGAGAGGAGCACGTGGCGGCCCTGGACAGCAAGATCGCCTACCATGCGGAGCGTATCGCAAGCGAGACGAAGCGGCTGGAGACCTTCATCGCATCGGGCGGGGAGCAGCGCGATGGCAAGTTCGTCGGCAAGATGCAGACTTGGCTCCGCCGCGAGGCTGCGACCGAGCAGTCCGTCAGGGCTCGTCGCGAGGCGTTTCTCAACAACCCTTCTCTGCCTGGTGCAGCGGCGGTTTCTCACTTCTTCACCGAGGCGCTGAAGCTCGGCGGAGCGAATGGCTACTGGCAGCGTCCGACCGAGACGTTCGCGCGGGCCTTCGAGTGCGCCGTGTTCGATGCGCTGAAGAAGGCCGGCGCGCGCAGTGACTACCTGGTGCACGGGGTCGAGCCCGAGCTCTACGCCGACGCGATCTGGAAGGGTAACCCCTATCCGGTTGGCGACGAGCGCGAGGCCATCACCTCGATCGCTCTCGACCTGTCGCGCGCGATCATCCCAGCCATCGTCTCGAAGTTCGAGCAGGAGCCAGAGCCGGCTCCCGTTCCGTGA
- a CDS encoding conserved hypothetical protein (Evidence 4 : Unknown function but conserved in other organisms) translates to MTEITAEDIHAFVALAQDEAAALHKLDGAAIKAFANAWPLIDQEVLSVRNMDDHELRQAIVEELLMAEDWRRGGKEMGYRAEDLVRFLPADLHARVLAAFSDPHLQSFLERRDDGEVRIDPAHLQDAMDYCGVWLEGVVPLTDDAVYTAGPGFR, encoded by the coding sequence ATGACCGAGATCACTGCCGAGGACATCCATGCCTTCGTCGCTCTCGCGCAGGATGAAGCGGCGGCGCTTCACAAGCTCGACGGTGCTGCGATCAAAGCCTTCGCCAACGCGTGGCCGCTCATCGACCAGGAAGTGCTGTCTGTCCGGAACATGGACGACCACGAGTTGAGGCAAGCCATCGTCGAGGAGCTTCTCATGGCAGAGGACTGGCGCCGGGGCGGCAAGGAGATGGGCTACCGGGCAGAGGATCTCGTTCGCTTCCTGCCGGCTGACCTGCATGCGCGCGTCCTGGCTGCCTTCTCGGATCCCCACCTGCAGTCGTTCCTGGAGCGTCGCGATGACGGTGAGGTCCGGATCGATCCCGCGCATCTGCAGGATGCGATGGACTATTGTGGTGTCTGGCTCGAAGGCGTCGTTCCGCTGACCGATGACGCCGTCTACACGGCCGGCCCGGGGTTCCGATGA
- a CDS encoding conserved hypothetical protein (Evidence 4 : Unknown function but conserved in other organisms) yields MAKPAFTKPRFELLAEIHEKRSRTIAESYPPGQWLVAQGYATLTTGSFGSTTLAITESGDAAYEQFRAKFEDEPAGPKP; encoded by the coding sequence ATGGCCAAGCCTGCATTCACCAAGCCGCGTTTCGAGCTTCTCGCCGAGATTCATGAGAAGCGCAGCCGGACCATCGCGGAGAGCTATCCGCCGGGACAATGGCTGGTCGCGCAAGGGTATGCGACCCTGACCACGGGAAGCTTCGGCTCGACGACGCTCGCGATCACCGAATCGGGTGATGCTGCCTACGAGCAGTTTCGCGCGAAGTTCGAGGATGAGCCCGCGGGGCCGAAGCCGTGA